One window of Manihot esculenta cultivar AM560-2 chromosome 17, M.esculenta_v8, whole genome shotgun sequence genomic DNA carries:
- the LOC110605400 gene encoding protein DETOXIFICATION 40, whose product MMLSHSQPLLQSFRSGHEAVSSELEDILNDTHTPTFKRLRSASCVELKLLFKLAAPAVIVYLLNNVVSMSTQIFCGHLGTLQLAAVSLGNTGIQVFAYGLMLGMGSAVETLCGQAYGAHKFEMLGIYLQRSTILLMATGIPLTLVYIFSKPILILLGEPNDIAAAAAVFVYGLIPQIFAYAANFPIQKFLQSQSIIAPSAYISLVALGVHVLFTWLGVFKWNWGLLGAALILSLSWWFIVIAQFLYIVKSKKCRKTWAGFSVQAFFGLWGFFKLSAASAVMLCLETWYFQVLVLIAGLLENAEIALDSLSVCMTISGWVYMISVGFNAAASVRVSNELGAGHPKSAAFSVIMVNLCSFVIAVIAAILVMMLRDYLSYAFTEGEVVSKAVSQLSPFLAVTIILNGVQPVLSGVAVGCGWQAFVAYVNVGCYYLIGVPLGVLLGFKFKLGAQGIWSGMIGGTFLQTIILLWVTFRTDWNKEVENAKNRLTMWDEKKEPLLEDKREESEN is encoded by the exons ATGATGCTCTCTCATtctcaacctcttcttcagagcTTCAGGTCTGGGCATGAAGCAGTCTCCTCTGAGTTAGAAGATATACTAAACGATACTCACACACCAACCTTTAAGAGGCTCCGATCAGCTTCCTGTGTTGAGCTTAAATTGCTCTTCAAACTTGCAGCTCCTGCAGTGATCGTTTACTTGCTGAATAATGTGGTTTCCATGTCTACCCAGATCTTCTGTGGTCATCTTGGAACTCTTCAGCTTGCTGCTGTTTCTCTTGGGAACACTGGCATCCAAGTTTTTGCCTATGGCCTTATG CTCGGGATGGGAAGTGCAGTGGAAACCCTTTGCGGGCAAGCATACGGAGCGCACAAATTCGAAATGCTAGGCATATATCTCCAAAGATCAACAATTCTTCTGATGGCAACAGGGATCCCTCTCACTCTGGTCTATATATTTTCGAAGCCCATCTTGATCTTACTTGGTGAACCAAACGACATAGCAGCTGCAGCTGCAGTTTTTGTCTACGGGCTCATCCCTCAAATTTTCGCTTATGCCGCTAACTTTCCCATACAAAAGTTTTTGCAATCGCAAAGCATAATCGCTCCCAGTGCATATATATCACTTGTTGCACTTGGGGTGCACGTCTTATTTACCTGGTTAGGAGTGTTCAAATGGAACTGGGGCTTGTTAGGTGCAGCCTTGATTCTGAGTTTGTCTTGGTGGTTCATTGTGATTGCCCAGTTTCTTTACATTGTAAAGAGCAAAAAGTGTAGGAAAACGTGGGCAGGTTTTAGTGTGCAAGCATTCTTTGGCCTTTGGGGTTTCTTTAAATTGTCAGCTGCATCAGCAGTAATGTTGTGCTTGGAGACCTGGTATTTTCAAGTTCTTGTGCTGATTGCTGGGTTGCTGGAAAACGCAGAGATTGCATTGGATTCTCTCTCAGTTTG CATGACAATATCGGGATGGGTGTACATGATTTCAGTTGGATTCAATGCCGCTGCCAG CGTGAGAGTGAGCAACGAGCTAGGAGCAGGACATCCAAAATCAGCGGCATTTTCTGTGATAATGGTGAACCTGTGCTCTTTCGTAATCGCTGTAATCGCAGCCATTCTTGTGATGATGTTGCGAGACTACCTCAGCTACGCTTTCACTGAGGGTGAAGTTGTTTCCAAAGCAGTCTCCCAACTCAGCCCTTTCTTAGCTGTTACTATCATTCTAAATGGTGTTCAGCCTGTTTTGTCTG GGGTGGCTGTTGGATGTGGATGGCAAGCTTTTGTTGCATATGTGAACGTTGGATGTTATTACCTAATTGGCGTACCACTAGGGGTGCTTCTTGGCTTCAAGTTCAAGCTAGGTGCCCAG GGAATATGGAGTGGAATGATAGGTGGAACATTTTTGCAGACTATTATTTTATTGTGGGTCACTTTCCGAACTGATTGGAATAAAGAG GTGGAGAACGCCAAGAATCGGTTGACAATGTGGGATGAAAAGAAAGAGCCTCTCCTGGAGGATAAAAGAGAGGAATCGGAGAATTAA
- the LOC110605026 gene encoding protein DETOXIFICATION 40, with protein sequence MNSQSHCFEGVGSELEEILTDTHSSTVKRVGSATWVELKLLFKLAAPAVIVYLLNNVVSMSTQIFCGHLGNLQLAAVSLGNTGIQVFAYGVMLGMGSAVETLCGQAYGANRFEMLGIYLQRSIILLVATGIPLMLIYVFCKPILLLLGEPNNIASAAEIFVFGLIPQIFAYAVNFPIQKFLQAQSIIAPSAYISLAGSVLHIIFTWLAVYKFNWGLLGAALVLSFSWWFMVLAQFVYIVTSERCKQSWTGFSWEAISGLWSFFKLSAASALMLCLETWYYEVLVLIAGLLQNAEIALDSLSICMTVSLWVFMISVGFNAAASVRVSNELGAGHPKSAAFSVIIVTSSSFVISVIAAILVMIFREVISYGFTEGEAVAKAVSELSPFLAVTLILNGVQPVLSGVAVGCGWQAFVAYVNVGCYYIVGVPVGVLLGFVFQLGVKGIWSGMIGGTFLQTLILLWVTYRTDWNKEVEIARSRLNMWDENEPLLEK encoded by the exons atgaactCCCAAAGCCACTGTTTTGAGGGGGTGGGCTCCGAGCTAGAAGAGATTCTAACTGACACCCACTCATCCACCGTTAAGCGGGTCGGATCAGCTACATGGGTTGAACTGAAACTGCTGTTCAAGCTTGCAGCTCCTGCTGTGATAGTTTACTTGCTCAACAATGTGGTTTCAATGTCCACTCAGATCTTCTGTGGACATCTTGGAAATCTTCAGCTGGCTGCTGTCTCTCTCGGCAACACTGGTATCCAAGTTTTCGCGTATGGAGTTATG CTTGGCATGGGGAGTGCAGTTGAAACCCTATGTGGGCAAGCATATGGGGCAAACAGATTTGAAATGTTGGGCATATATCTTCAAAGATCAATAATTTTACTCGTGGCAACTGGGATCCCTCTCATGTTGATCTATGTGTTTTGCAAGCCCATTTTGCTTCTACTCGGTGAACCTAACAACATTGCATCTGCAGCTGAAATTTTTGTGTTTGGGCTCATCCCTCAAATTTTCGCTTATGCTGTTAACTTTCCTATACAAAAATTCCTTCAAGCACAAAGTATAATTGCTCCTAGTGCATACATATCATTGGCTGGAAGTGTATTGCACATTATTTTCACTTGGCTTGCAGTGTACAAGTTCAACTGGGGCTTGCTAGGTGCAGCCTTGGTTTTGAGTTTCTCCTGGTGGTTCATGGTTTTAGCTCAGTTTGTGTACATTGTGACCAGCGAAAGATGTAAACAATCATGGACTGGGTTTTCCTGGGAGGCTATTTCTGGTCTTTGGAGCTTCTTCAAATTGTCTGCTGCTTCTGCACTGATGTTGTGCTTGGAAACTTGGTACTACGAGGTACTAGTCCTCATTGCTGGGCTACTGCAAAACGCAGAGATAGCACTGGATTCTCTGTCTATTTG TATGACAGTATCTTTATGGGTATTCATGATTTCTGTGGGATTCAACGCCGCTGCGAG TGTGAGAGTAAGCAATGAGCTTGGAGCAGGGCATCCAAAATCTGCAGCATTTTCTGTTATTATAGTTACTTCATCCTCTTTCGTGATTTCTGTGATAGCTGCCATTCTTGTGATGATATTTCGTGAAGTCATCAGCTATGGTTTCACTGAAGGTGAAGCCGTTGCTAAAGCAGTCTCAGAGCTTAGCCCCTTTTTAGCTGTTACTCTCATTCTCAACGGTGTCCAACCCGTTTTGTCTG GAGTGGCTGTTGGATGTGGATGGCAAGCATTTGTAGCATACGTTAACGTAGGATGTTATTACATTGTTGGTGTTCCAGTGGGGGTGCTTCTTGGCTTTGTGTTTCAACTTGGTGTcaag GGAATATGGTCAGGGATGATTGGAGGCACTTTCTTGCAAACTTTAATTCTGCTATGGGTCACATACAGGACAGATTGGAATAAAGAG GTGGAGATCGCCCGCAGCAGGCTCAACATGTGGGATGAAAATGAGCCACTTTTGGAGAAATAG